The segment TCTGCGCGCGCACCTCGCAGGCCGGGCTGAATGGGCGTGTGACGAGCCCGCGGCACAGATAGGGTTCGGCGGAGTAAGGGTCCACGACTGTCATCCCCATGCCTTCCGCCACCAGCGCCGCCGCGGTCTGGCAATAGCGTACCTCGACCCCCGGGCGGTAAGTCCCCCCCCCGAGCGCAAAGCCCCGCGATACCAGCCGACCGAGTTGTGAGGCCTGATCGATCCCGACAATGGGAGTGCCAGACAACATTTTGGCTGTGACGAAGGGTTCAGCTGCAAGCGGATCGTGTTCCTGCATCAGAACAACCATCTGACTGCGTGCCAGAAGTTCGGAATTGACCGTCTCGGGCCGTTCATTGTTCAGCACGAGGCCGATGTCAGCCAGTCCCATCTGCACCGCATCCAGCACGTTTTCCAGACGCCGCACATCATAGCTGACCGTCACATCGGGCCGTGCGGCGTTGAAACTACGCAGTGCCCGGGGTCCAAGAGAGTACCCCAGTGGTGGCGTCGAGATGACGCGCAAGCGTCCAATCTGCCCCGAACGCAAGTTTTGGGCCCGCGTCGAAAACGATCGCAGGATGCCGAAGAGCGGACGGATCTCTTCAAACAGATCCCGCGCCTCAAGTGTCGGGGACAGCCGCCGCCCGGTTCGCTCAAACAGGGAAAGGCCCAGCTGATTTTCCAGCTGCCGCAACCCGGTCGAAACAGCCGGCTGGGATATCCCGAGAAACTCTGCAGTCTCAACGGTGGTCGCACATTGCATCATCCCCGCGAAAATTTCGAGCAAGCGCAGCGAGACATCCGGCAGATCGCCGTTGCGCGTCATGGCGGACCCACGCTGGGGCCGCCGCCTGTGACCGGGCTATAATTCATTCCGTAGGCTCCTTTACACCCGTCTGAGACGCGATCAGCCCATAGTGTTCGATCCGCCGATGGGCGTCAAAGTTGAAGACCGTGGACTTGCCGAAAGCGCAGGTGTCAAAATCCGCTTCGGCCACGATCAGTTCATCCCCTTCGCCTTGCGCCTTTGCAATCACGAATCCGTCCGGGTCAACGATGATGGATCCGGCGAACATGTGGTTGCCGTCTTCCAGACCGCACTTTGCGACCGCGATGGCGTAGGTGGAATTCTGGTAGGCCCCGGAACACACCGACAGTTCGTGGTGATACATGCGCCGCTCGACCCCCTCGATCTTGGATAGGTTGTTCTGTGACGGGGTGTTGTAGCCGATGGAGACCAACTGTACGCCCTTCAGACCCATCACTCGCCAGCTTTCCGGCCAGCGGCGATCATTGCAGATCGACATGCCCATGATGATGCCCTGGCTGCGCACGACGTTGAAGCCCGTGTCGCCGGGCAGGAAATAGCGCTTCTCAAGATGTTGGTGGCTGCGTTCGGGCTCGTACTCGGCATGGCCCGGCAGGTGGGTCTTGCGATAGCTCAGCACAATCTCGCCATCCGGGGACACGATGACCGAGGTGTTGAAATGCTCTCCCTTCGGCGTCAACTCGCAGTAGCCGAAGGTAAATCCCATGCGATAGTCCCGCGCCCGGTCGAACAGGGGCTGCACTGTGGCGTTCGGCATCTCCGTCTCGAACCAATGGTCGAACTCAGCACGGTTCTTGACATAAAAGCGCGGGAAGAACGTGGTCAGCGTCATCTCCGGATAGGCGATGAACGTGACACCTTTGGCGTGGGCGTCGTCCATCAGAGCGATCATGCGGGCGACGACATGCTCACGGGGCTCGTCCTTCTGGATCCCGCCAATCTGGGCGCCCGCTATAATCATTTTGGTCATTTGGCTTCCTTTTCAGTGCCGTTTACGGTGAAATGACGCGGTGAACGAGAAATCACGGACATCAGCGGCGCGGCATTGCGAGCTATTGAGTAAGGCATCCCACCGCTAGCGCAGTCGGGCCAGATCACGCCGACGGATGGTAGATTACATTCGTTTGCACGAAGCCGGGCCATTGTCATGGCGCAGCTCCCGGTCCGTAGTTGATCTGCGTGGCTGATGAATTTCTAGTATAAATCAGGATCAAAAATCGACTAGATGTATCACCAAATTATATACATTGGGGCCGTGTTTGATACGAGTGTCCAGTAGTTCTGCTTGCTTGAAAGCCTGACAATTCCCAACCATCCGCACCGCTCTGACGGCGCTCCGGCGCAGTGAAAATGCGCGCATCCGCCGTCCTTCCATCCTGGGAAGTGCCTTTTCCATCCGCGCACTTTGCGCAAGAACGCGGCAGGGGCGTCCCACCCATGGATTTGTTCCCGGAATCGCAAAACCCCTGCAATGCGTACCTACACAACGCCTTGCCACACCTCAGCGGAGATACAGAATGAAAATGCCCCCTTTCCCGATCGAACTGATCGATTGGAACACCGTCGAACCAGAACGCCACCCGGGCGAAGCGGGTCATGCCGAATGGCGCGTCAAGTCCTTCGGCGAGGGCGACAGCCGCATCCGCGTACGCATTGTCGACTACAGCCCCGGCTACATCAGCGATCACTGGTGTCTGAAGGGCCATGTCATCTACTGCCTTGAGGGCGGGATGGACACGTATCTGAAGGACGGCCGCGTCCTCAGCCTGCGCCCGGGCATGAGCTATCAGGTCGGCGACAATGCCGAGGCGCATGCCTCGCGCACCGCAACCGGGGTGAAGTTGTTCATCGTCGACTGAGCGGGGTGGTTAGACGGGCCAAAGGACCAGTCCTGCCGCGTCTACGATCAATTTTTGATCACTTCCTGAAATCTGACCCATAGCAAGACAGGCGGCTCCTCTCGTCCGGCAGGCCCCAATCCGACACTAAGTATTTATAAAACAACGATATTCCGAGATAAAGTATACGATTTTCTTATATTCGTACAACTAATATTCGATTTTCATTAGGTAGCCGGTCTTTCAGATCTGAAAAGCACCGCCTCAGCAGGGATTCCCTCGTGCCAGTTTCCATTGTCCTCGTCTTCACAGCCGTCGCCCTTGCAGCAGGGACAGCAATAGCCTACCTGATCGGCGCTTCGGCCATTCTGACTTTCTGGGCGGTAGACAAGGCGCAGTACATGGCGGTCCTGCCCCAGCGCCTGTTCAGCCAGCTGGACAGCTTCGCATTTCTGGCAATGCCCCTGTTCATTCTTGCGGGCGATCTGATGAATCGCGGCGGCGTGGCCAGCGCGCTGATCGACCTCAGCATGTCAGTCTTCGGTCGGTTGAAAGGCGGACTCGGCCACGTGAATGTCGTCACCTCGGTCTTCTTCGCGGGTGTCTCAGGTTCGGCCACCGCAGATGCCGCCGCACTCGGCAACTCACTCGTGCCAGAGATGGAGCGGCGCGGCTACACCCGCGAATACGCCTCGGCGATCACCGGCGCGTCGTCAATCATCGGGCCGATCATACCGCCGTCGTCGATCATGATCTTTTACGGCGCCCTGATGGGGACCAATGTGACTGCACTATTTGCGGCGGGCATCCTGCCGGGGTTGTTGCTTGCTGCCGTTCTGATGGCGATGAATACCTATTTTGCTTACCGCGACGACCATCCTGGCGGCACCGGTATGGAACTGCCATCTTTCCTCCCCTCCCTCATTCGCGCCGTTCCGGCGCTGATGCTGCCGCTGATCATCCTCGGCGGAACGCTCTTCGGCTTCATGACCCCGGCCGAAGCCGCCGCTGTTGCCGTGCTGGCCGCGATCCTCGTCGGACTGCTCTACGGCCGTCTGACGCTGGCGGATCTCAGGGCGTCCCTGATCCGGACCGGCGTCATGCTGGGCGGTCTGTTCATCCTGCTCTGCGCCATCTCGACGTTCTCCTATATCGCGGCACTTCTACAATGGCCGCAGGCGATCCAGAGCTTGGTCGAAGGCTGGGGACTCGGCCCCCTTGGCTATCTGATGCTGATCAACGTGATCTTCCTTGGCGCCGGCATGGCGATGGACGTCAAGGCCGCCGTGGCGCTGTTCGCCCCGATCTTCGTTCCCCCCGCGCTGGCAATGGGGGCGGACCCCGTCCACCTCGCCGTCGTCATCTGCTTCAACATCACCACCGGCCTTTTATCGCCGCCTCTGGGTGCCGTTCTGCTGATCCTGTCGACGGTGGTGAAACTTGACTACTGGACGCTGATCCGCGCCACGTTGCCCTTCCTTGCGGCGGAAATCATGCTGCTGATCGTCCTCACCTACGTTCCGAATATTTCACTGTTCCTGCCGCATCTGCTCGGCCTGAACTGACCCTCTTCTCAACCCAAGGAGCCTCCTCATGAAAGCCGTTTCGATCCTCGCCGTCAGCGCGTTGACCCTGTCCATCGCCGTCGCCGCCCAGGCCGCCGACATCAAGATTGCCTTCAATTCGGTCGACGACCCCGCAAGCAGCGGTGAGGCGACCTTTGCCCACGCTTTTGCCGACGCGCTGGAAGGCACCGATTTCAAGGTCGATCTCTATCCCTCCGAGACTCTCGGCAAGGAAAAAGAGCGCCTCGACCAGGTCTCTACCGGCCTGCTGGAGATTAACCTCTCGGCGATCTCTACCGCCTATGCTGTCTCCCCCGCGCTGAAGGGCATCACCTTGCCGTTCTACTTCGACAGCAACGCACAGCTTGACGCGATTGTGGCGCAGGGTCCCCTGATGGAAACGATCAACGCTCCGCTTCTGGCGATGGGCGTGAACATGGTCGGCATCAACTTTATCGGCACACCGATGGGCATCCACAACGCGAAGAAGGATGTCGCCACTGTTGCCGATCTGGCAGATCTGCGCTTTCGCGCCCTCAACCCCGAGCAGCTGGACCTGATGGAGGCGCTCGGCTCAAACGGTACGATCATCGCCTGGGCCGAGGTCGCGAATGCCATCCAGACCGGTGTGGCAGACGGCTATTTCAACCCGCCCAGTTCGGCCATCCGCGGCGGTCACACAGGTTTTCTGACCCATTACACGCCGGCCGACCTGTTCCCTTCGACACGTGCGATCCTGATGTCGGATGACTGGTACAATGGTCTGTCGGACGACGAGAAGTCACAGATTGACGAAGCCATCAAAGCAGGCCTCGACGCGAACCGCGCCTGGCTGGCGGACTGGACCACCGGCGTCGCAGCAGTGCAGACCGAGCTGGGCGTGACCATCACCCCGCTGGCCGCAGGCGAGCGCGACAAGATGAAGGCACTGGCAGAACCGCTCTGGGCCACCACCCTGACCGCTGATCAGCTGGCGCTTTGGCAAGATGCCAAGGCAAGTGTTGAATAACGGAGGTATCATGGCGTCGGTCCGTTCCATCGTCTTGGGCGCCAGCCGCGCCCTTGACCGCGTGGCAAGCGTGGTGACTTGCACTGCGATCGTCCTTTTGACGGTGGTTGTCCTGCTGCAGGTCGTGGCGCGCTATGTCTTTCACCAGCCCCCCGCCTGGACAGAGGAACTGGCGCGCTACGCGATGATCTGGGCCGGTCTGATCGGCGCCACCATGGCGTTCAAACGCCGCTTTGACCCGGCGCTGGTCAATGGCGTCAAGAACGCGCCGACGTGGGTCCAGGTCGGTGCCGAAGCGATCCGCTCGCTGGTGGTGCTGATCTATCTGGTTCCGGTGTTTCTGTTCTGCTTTGTGGGGCCGGGAATGAACGTCGCGCGAGGTTTCCTGCTGCGCCATTCTCACACCATGGCCGAAGCGTTGCCCTTCAGCACCGTCTGGGTCGCCATCGCGGTGCCGATCATGATCGTGGTGATCTTCGTGCATCTGTCGGCCCGCTGGGCTGGGGATGACACCGGCGTCGAGCCGATCGAAGCGCCGGACTGACTGACACTGGTCGGGGCGGTTCCGCCCCGGCATCCCCTTCATGGAAAGACAGCAATGACCTACGACCTGATCCTGCGCGGCGGCCATGTCTGCGATCCGCGCTCTGGCGTGAACCGTGTCGCCGACGTCGCCTTTTCCAACGGCAAGGTGGCCGAGGTCGCTCCCGACATCCTCACCCCAGGCAAGAGAGAAGAAGATGTCACTGGCCTGCATGTCCTTCCCGGCCTGATCGACAGTCATGTCCATGTGTCTGGCTGGATGGGCGGGGCGGCGGGGCACAGGATGCTTGCACTGGCCGGTGTGACCACGGCGCTGGACATGGCCGGCCCCATCGAAAGCGTGATGCAGATTGCCGCCAGTACCGGCACCGGCCTGACGCTGGCCTGTATCGACTATGTCCGCCCCGGCCATACGGTCGACACGACGAATCCGCAGATGGCCGAGTTGCGCGACGTTCTGGCCCGTGCCCGCCGCTCAGGGGCCGTTGGCCTGAAGGTGCTGGGCGGGCATTTCCCGCTGACCTCCGAGGCCTCGGCTCGCGTGATTGAGCTTTGCGGGACTGAGGGCGCCCATGTCGCCTTTCATGCCGGCACGCTGGACACCCCGCAGAACCTGCATGGATTGCGCGAGGCTTGCGCGCTTGCCGGTGGCCATCCCCTGCACATGCCGCACGTCAACTCCTATTCCCGCGGCTTCGAGGGCCCCGCGATCGAGGAAGCCTATGAAGCCACGCAGATCCTTGCCAGATATCCCAACATCTGGTCGGAAAGCTATCTGGCGCCGATCAACGGAAATTCCGCCAAATGCGCCAATGGTATCCCCGAAAGCGTGGCCACTCAGCGCAATCTGATCGCGGGCGGATACGAGGCGACCCTACAGGGTCTCGAACAGGCACTGCGCGATGGCTGGGGCCATATCCACCTGCTGGAAAACGGCGTAACTCGTCTTGCCACTGGCGACGTGGCCGTACAAGCGTGGCGCGACGCCGAAACTGATATCGGGATGAGCTACTATGTCAATCCGGCTGTCTGTTCGATCAACCTGGCACTGCTGAAACGTCCGGACGGACAGTTCCCGATCGATGCGCTGGCCACCGACGGCGGCGGCCTTCCCCGCAACGATCTGTGCGAGCGTGGTTTGGCCCTGGTGCACCTGAACGGTCTGACCCTGTCGGATTTTGTGCACAAGACCTCGACAGAGCCCGCCCGCATGATGGGCCTGTCGGCGCGCAAGGGGCATCTGGCACCGGGCGCAGATGCAGATGTCACCGTGATCGATCTGGAACGTCGCAAACCTTTGCTCAGCTATGGCCACGGTCGCGCCATCCTGCGCCACGGTCAGGTTGTGGGACAGGGCACGACGATGATCGTCCCGCCCGAAGGTATTGCCGCCGCGCAGGCACTGGGACTGGACACGATCATCGCCGTTCCCGGCAGCTTCCATCCCGTGCATGCGCCGACCGGCAGCTGATCACGACGCACACACGGCATCGTCCGAATGGTAGAGATGGGGAACAGAAAAATGTGTGGCGGGGCCGCATTGCACGGGTGGTCTGCACCGTTTCGTTTCCGTTCACTCAGCCACCTGCAACCGCTTTTTCGTCCCGCCTCATCGTCCATAGGCCCTGTCCAACCGGGATCATCGGACAGAGGGCTGTGGTCACGTTAACTTGAATTCCTCTTCGGGCAAAAACCATCACGCACATTGGCCTTCACGGCGCACAGCAGACGGCTTTGGGTCCAAAGGTGGTCATGGGGTAGGGGGGCTGATCCTTGGTCGGTACCCGGGCATAGCGTACCAGGGGCATGAAACCGGGACATTTGCAATTAAATCTATAGCAATAAACGACCCATTGCGCCCGTACGGGAGGTTTCCCTATTCCTCCGAACGCCAAATCAGGGCATCATCATTGAGCCCAGTTTCGGCAATCTGCTGGTTGATGTTCATGCGACCGTCGAAGACGAACAGCACCCAAGCGGTCCTATCATGCAGGGTGTAGAAGATGTTGTGTCGACGTTGGAAGATCAGCCGTCGGATGCCACGTGCAGCGTGCCAAACATGGCCTATTTCCGGGTTCTCACCGATAGCATCGCGGATAAACCGGTCGATGTCGCGCTGAAACGCATCAGCCAGCTGCTCCGAATAGAGCCGGTCATAGTCCCAGATTGCCCAGAGACAGTCCTCTGCCGTCTCAGTCAAAACGACTTTCATGCTTCAGAAGCACGCACCCGGAAACGTGAAAGGCGCTGCTCAAGTGCAGCATCGGTCATTTTCACCACGCGACCAGCAGCTACATCGGCCAAACCCGCTGCAATGCCCCGCTCGATCCGCAAGGACACGAGTTCTTCCCAGTCAGCAACCGAGACGGTGACAGCGACAGGCCGGTCCTTCTTGGTCAGCAGCACAGGCTCTCGCTGTGCTGCATCGAGGAACCGGCCGAACTCTTTGCTGGCAGTTGTGGCAGACATGGTTTTCATGGTGGGCCCCTCAGACTCTTGTTGCTGTTCCGGATTATACGGATTTTCCGGGACAAGGGAAGTCGCGTTCCGCGATTACAGACCCGCAGCTTTGGTCAGGTTCACCCGGAACCGATCTCGACGGCGTTGATAGCGACGGGTCATTTCGGCAGAGGCGTGACCAAGGTGTTTCTGGGGGGTTGTCACATTAACGGGCCTGAGGTTGCTGGTTTATTGATCTGGGCGTAGGCGGTGTCGATGCAGACACAGAAGATCAGCTACAAGCGCCACCGCTCTCCGCCTCAGATCATTGCTCATGTTGTCTGGCTCTACGCCCGGTTCAACTTGAGCCTGCGCGAGGTCGAGGAGCTGATGCTGGAACGTGGCGTGGACGTTTCGTATGAAACGATCCGGCGCTGGACCGTCAAGTTCGGCCCCCTGATCGCCCACGTTCTACGGCGACGGCAGCCTCGTCCTGGTGATGTCTGGCATCTGGACGAGGTCGTCGTGAAGATCGCGGGCCGGTCATGCTGGCTCTGGCGCGCCGTCGACCAACACGGAGTCGTTCTTGAGGAAATCCTTCGATCGAGGCGAGACAAGCGCGCCGCAAAGCGGATTTTGATCAAGCTGATGAAACGTTGGAGCTTCGTGCCAAAAAGGATCATTACGGACAAATTGCGATCCTATGGTGCCGCAAAACGTGCGGTCGCGCCTGGCCTTGATCATTGGTCCCACAAGGGCCTCAACAACCGCGCTGAAAACAGCCATCTGCCATTTCGAAAACGAGAGCGAGCAAAGCAGGGCTTCCGATCACCGGGCGGCTTGCAGCGTTTCGTCTCCATGCAGTCCGCAACCCGCAATCATTTCTCTGTCCCAGCCCGCCGTCGTTCCGCCCTCACTATTCGCTACCACCGGCTCGAAGCTTTCAAGATGTGGAAATCCGCGGCGAATGTCGCTTGATATACCATCGGTACCACGACTTGCCGAATGCGCGAGTTAACGTGTCAACACCCTTCGAGGCAGTATAATTTACATAAATAACCTTACGCGAAATTTGGTAATATTTTGTTTCGAAATGATAAAGTATCATAACTGAGCCCCTTTTGTGCTCAGGGTTCACTCCGCTCTCGCCTCACCCAAGTTCAACCAATAGCGCGTGTGCCGCCGCTCACCTGTTCGTTTGAGCGCACCCTTCTCGACCAGGTCCTGCAAATCCCGGGTCGCGGTCGCGCGCGAGGTGCCGGTGATCTTGAGATAATTATCGGCGCTGAGCCCGCCTTTGAACCCGGCGGGCCCTTCCCTAAATATACGTGAAATCGCTTTGTCCTGGCGCTCGTTGAACTGTCCGCGGTGGCGGTCATAAAACTGCGCCTTGCTGATAAAGAACCCGACCCGGTCGAGCGTGACCTGCTGGGCCTTCAGCACAATCTCGGCGAACCAGACCAGCCACCCGGTCACGTCCAGCGTCTTTTGATGGAATTCGAGCTGGTCGTAATAGGCCTTGCGTTCTTTTTCGATGGTAAAGGCAAGCGATATCAGGCTCGGTTGGCCAATGTTCTGCGCCAGCGACTTTTCAGCCAGGGCGCGGCCCAACCGGCCATTGCCGTCCTCGAACGGATGGATACTTTCAAAGTAAAGGTGGCCCAGCCCCGCGCGTGTCAAGGCGGGGCGCGGTGTTGCGCCGCCGGGTCCGGTCGTGTTGAACCAGTCAACATAACGCTCCATCTCGGGCGCGACCTGATCCGAAGGCGGCGCTTCAAAATGGATCGTCGGTCGGTCAAGGCGGCCAGAGACGATTTGCATTATGGATCTGTTTGATCAAAAAGACAGCCGAGATGAGCTTGGGCTCGGATCAGTCAGGGACGCACTGTCAGACCTTCTATTTTCAGGAACAAGTACAATTCAAACACGGTTAGCGTCACGACCGTTGAGCACCACCGCTGCACCCGCCCGGGCAAGCCCGCGGGCCAGCGTCAGCCCGATGCCTTGCGACGATCCCGTGACCAGCGCCCGGCGCCCGGCGCCCGGACAGCCGAACATGCTTTCGATGACAGAGGCCATCAGTGCAGCGCCTTGCAGGCGACTTCGATGCGGTCACAGCCGTCGTTGAGGATCTTCATTGAGGTGGCGGTAGAGATGCGGAAATGCGGTTCCATCCCGTAAGCCGCCCCGTGGATCGACGCCACCCCGGCGCTTTCAAGCAAATAGATCACAAAATCCAGATCGTTGCCGATGGTCTTGCCCTCGGGCGTCGTCTTGCCAATCATTCCCGAACAGTTGGGATAAAGGTAAAAGGCGCCGTCTGGCTTAACGCAGCTCAGCCCGTCGATGGCGTTCAGCCGCTTCCAGATATGCTCGCAGCGTTCGCGGTAAACCTCGACCGTGGCCTCAACGCTCGACTGGTCACCGGTCAGCGCCGCCGCCGCCTGGCTGATCGAGGACGGGCAGGACGAGGACTGCGACTGCAGCTTGTTGATCGCGTCGATCAACACCTTTGGCCCGGACGCATAGCCGATCCGCCAGCCTGTCATCGCGTAGGACTTGGACACCCCGTTCACCACCAGCGCCCGCCCCGCCAGCTTGGGCACAGCCGAGACGATGGAGCAGACCGGAAAATCCGCATAGCAGATCCGGTCATAGATCTCGTCGCAAAGCACAAAGATCTGCGGGTGGCGTTTGAGCACTTCACCCAGTGCCTTCAACTCGTCGGCGGTGTAGGCCACGCCCGTCGGGTTGGACGGAGAGTTGAGCACCACCCAGCGCGTGGCCGATGTGATCGCCGCTTCCAAAGCTGCGGGAGAGAGCTTGAACCTGGCCTCTTCCCCGCAGGGCACAATCACTGGTGTGCCACCATTGGCGATGACCATATCCGGGTAGGACACCCAGTAGGGCGCCGGGATGATCACCTCGTCACCCGCTTCCACGGTGGCGGTCAGCGCAAGGAACAGGATCTGCTTGGCACCGCCGCCGACACAAATCGCGTCCAGCGCGCAATCGATGCCCAGACGGCTGGAATAATCGTGTTGGATTGCCTTGCGCAGCGCTATTGTGCCGTTGACCGGAGTGTATTTGGTGTCACCCGCGCGGATAGCGTCAATAGCGACGGTCTTGATGCTGTCGGGCGTGTCGAAATCCGGCTCACCCACGGTGAGATCGACGATGTCGCGCCCTTCAGCTTTCAGATCCCGCGCCTTCTGAGCAGCAGCCGTACTCGGAGAAATCTTGATATCTGTGACACGGCGGGCAAGTTTGACGGTGCTCACGGGAACCTCCATTGGTAGATTGTCATGCAGGGTTATCTGCCAAAGAGATTAGCGACAGCCCGCACTGATCCCCTACGCCCGAGTTGATCTGGGGCCGTAACAAAAACCGATGGGATCAGAGAGGTCCGGTCAGATCCAAGGATCGTCCGGTCTTACTTGTTCGCAGGCACCAGTGGGAGGTGTTTGCGAGAGGCTGCCCGATGCTCAGCGATCCCGTTTCCCAAAGTTCAGAAAGCCTTGAGCGTGTTTATGCAGCCAGATCGCCGCACCGGGCATGTTGATGACGCTGGGCATCCCGGCCAACACCGCGACCGCCGTGCTGACAGGGCCTTTCTGATCCAGAGTCACACACCGGGTCGCGCGCTCTGAACCCAGCAGGCAATGCTGACCTACTCGATCATCATCGGTTTCGTGATGATAGACATCGTGATGGCTTCATTGCATTGGGTGGCGCTTGACGAACTGTACAGGCAGGCCGACTTCATCTCGCTCAACTGTGCGCTGGCGCCCGTAACCCGTGGCCTGATCAACCGGCACAGTATCGCCAAGATGAAGGACACCGCCGGTGCCGTGATCTCTGCACGTAGCGGGATCATTGGCCAGACGGCGCTTTACAAGGCGCTGACAATCGGCACGCTCGGGGCCGCAGGTAGCGAGGTCGATCCCGAAATCCCGATGCGGAAACTCGAAAACATGGCCTTTTCGCTGCTCCTGACCCGGATCGGCCCTCAAGGTGGAACCTGTCAACATATCAAACCCCAATGTGACATACGCTGTCGCAACCACAGTGCGTCAATGATAGTTTCATGTCACTATGGTCAAAAGCATTCATGGAGACGGACATGGCCGGCAGACCAACAATCAAGGATGTTGCCCGTGAGGCGGGTGTCAGCGCCACGACCGTCGATCGGGCCCTGAATGGGCGCTCTATCGTTAGGGAAGATACTCTGCGCAAGATCGCGGATGCCGCACACCGGATCGGCTATCACGGCAAGGGGATCTTTCAGAGCAGGCTGGAAAAGCCGCTGCCCGAGGTGCGGCTCGGGTTCATCCTGCTGAAGAAAACCCAGGAGTTCTACAAGAACTTTGAACGGGAAATTCATCACGCCATCGCCGAACGGCGCGATGTCAGGGCCACAGCCGACATCCGGTTTTCCTCGTCGCAATCACCGCAGGAATTCGCGGAACTGCTCGCGTCGCTTGGTCGGACCTGTGATGCAGTCGCTTGTACGGCGGTCAATGACCAGAGACTCAATCAGGTGGTTCAGGATCTGAGGGACCGGAACGTGATTGTGATCTCTATCCTCAACGACTTTGCCCAGGGCATACGGCACAGCTATCTGGGCCTTAATAATATGAAGATCGGGCGCCTTGCCGCCTGGATGATCACCAGGACGGTGCATGACCCCGGCAAGCTTGCGGTCTTTGTCGGCGGCAACCGCTGGCACGGTCACGATCTTCGCGAGGTCGGCTTTCGGTCCCTGGTGCGCGAAACCGGACGGGGGTTCACCGTGCTTGATACACTGGTGAATCTGGAAACCCGCCAGGTCACCTACGAAGCAACGCTGGATCTGTTGCACCGGCATCCGGACCTCAAGGGGCTCTATGTCGCCGGTGGGGGTATGGAAGGCGCCATTGCCGCGCTGCGCGAAGTCCACGAC is part of the Puniceibacterium sp. IMCC21224 genome and harbors:
- a CDS encoding IS6 family transposase produces the protein MQTQKISYKRHRSPPQIIAHVVWLYARFNLSLREVEELMLERGVDVSYETIRRWTVKFGPLIAHVLRRRQPRPGDVWHLDEVVVKIAGRSCWLWRAVDQHGVVLEEILRSRRDKRAAKRILIKLMKRWSFVPKRIITDKLRSYGAAKRAVAPGLDHWSHKGLNNRAENSHLPFRKRERAKQGFRSPGGLQRFVSMQSATRNHFSVPARRRSALTIRYHRLEAFKMWKSAANVA
- a CDS encoding aspartate transaminase translates to MSTVKLARRVTDIKISPSTAAAQKARDLKAEGRDIVDLTVGEPDFDTPDSIKTVAIDAIRAGDTKYTPVNGTIALRKAIQHDYSSRLGIDCALDAICVGGGAKQILFLALTATVEAGDEVIIPAPYWVSYPDMVIANGGTPVIVPCGEEARFKLSPAALEAAITSATRWVVLNSPSNPTGVAYTADELKALGEVLKRHPQIFVLCDEIYDRICYADFPVCSIVSAVPKLAGRALVVNGVSKSYAMTGWRIGYASGPKVLIDAINKLQSQSSSCPSSISQAAAALTGDQSSVEATVEVYRERCEHIWKRLNAIDGLSCVKPDGAFYLYPNCSGMIGKTTPEGKTIGNDLDFVIYLLESAGVASIHGAAYGMEPHFRISTATSMKILNDGCDRIEVACKALH
- a CDS encoding NAD(P)-dependent oxidoreductase — translated: MLTYSIIIGFVMIDIVMASLHWVALDELYRQADFISLNCALAPVTRGLINRHSIAKMKDTAGAVISARSGIIGQTALYKALTIGTLGAAGSEVDPEIPMRKLENMAFSLLLTRIGPQGGTCQHIKPQCDIRCRNHSASMIVSCHYGQKHSWRRTWPADQQSRMLPVRRVSAPRPSIGP
- a CDS encoding LacI family DNA-binding transcriptional regulator gives rise to the protein MAGRPTIKDVAREAGVSATTVDRALNGRSIVREDTLRKIADAAHRIGYHGKGIFQSRLEKPLPEVRLGFILLKKTQEFYKNFEREIHHAIAERRDVRATADIRFSSSQSPQEFAELLASLGRTCDAVACTAVNDQRLNQVVQDLRDRNVIVISILNDFAQGIRHSYLGLNNMKIGRLAAWMITRTVHDPGKLAVFVGGNRWHGHDLREVGFRSLVRETGRGFTVLDTLVNLETRQVTYEATLDLLHRHPDLKGLYVAGGGMEGAIAALREVHDRPKVALVVNEVTAESRNALIDGYVVMAISTPLPELCRKLVDLMVRSTNGEEDSASGQHFLEPKIVLPELL